Genomic segment of Panicum virgatum strain AP13 chromosome 2K, P.virgatum_v5, whole genome shotgun sequence:
GGGGGGCGCCACTTGCCACCGCGAGCCCTAGCGAGGGAGAGCCGCGCCCGGCAAGTGGAGGGCTGTCCCCCCGGTCAAACCCATTGAGGGAGCCTAGATCCGGCCCGGGGGAAGCCCGATCCGACGGCTgcagccggcgaccagaggcgGCACACtgagggccggccgccccggccGCGGATGCCGCAGCCACCGCGGCCCAGGCGCCCGCAGCCGCGGGGGCTGCAGCAGACGCTATCGacaggccgccgctgccgctgccgcgtcCCGCCCGCGCCTTTCCGGTCCGGGCCTGACCTTGCACGCTAGGGCTTTCCGGTCAATTGGTGCTGGGATGCTGCTAGGCCTCGCCGAACTAATTCCGCAGAGGCCCGTGTAGGCCTCGAGACCCCGCCACCCGGTCACAACGTGACTGAACATGGTCCAAACTTCCATTCATCGATCGggattttgtttctttttttcctttttcaaacATTCAAAAGATTGTTGGTGAGCGTATATACGTCACAATTAAAGGATGAACATTTGTCAGACGTTATTTCTACTAGGTTCGGCATTTGGCATCCGTTCAAGCTATTCACATTTATTGAGCTCTGCTATGTTTTGTACTTCCGTTGAACATGTTACTCTCACAACCACATGAATCAGTTAGTCAGGTGGGTGGTAACACAATAATGCAATGCAGTACTtcgcacaagaaaaaataatgcaaaaacAGTACATTCATTCATTTGTTTCACAAACAGCAGCAGAGCTTCTGCTCGTTACATTCAGTAAAAGGAGCACACGATATATATGCTAGCTACTAGTTGACAACCAGAGTCTTCTACGACCGCTTTCTCTTTGCAGCTGCACTCCGGGTGTTGTACCTGCTGCCGCTGGCTTTGGGCACAGCTGCCATGTCGATCCTTGGCTTTACCACCTCAAAGAATGCGTGACCATGTCTAGACTTCCAGAACACCGTATAATCCTTCACCTCTGGCTGACCGATGAGAAATTCaactgatcttgatcttgtcaTATCTACTGTTTGTTCTATGCTACCAAATGGAAAATGTTCGTATTTGCTTCGCATGGCCTCCGCTACAAAACTGATACTGAAATGGCCGGCATGAGGTGAGAAGCCAACATTCAGCCTAAGAGCTTCGTCAGATGTGCTAGGCAAGTTGTACTCTAGTGCTGAGACATAACAACTGAAACTGAAATAAATAATTTGCTCTTGGAATAAATGCGATAACTCCGATGAGTTGGTGCCATTTACACTAGGCCCATGCCCAACTCGTTGGCAACATAGTGGATCCGGGCGCAAGCCTGTACTAAGCGAagcgaaatttttttcaaagcGAACCCTGGGAGGAGCATACGAATCTGAAATCTCCTGTAAATTAGGCAGTTGGGTGAGATGTCCAATTATTGCTTCTTGAGCTGGAAGGTTGAGCAGTGATGCGAATGACCGCACGCAATCTATAGCAGCCCCAACTATGTCCGTGCTTTCCGACAGCCGTAGCACTAATAATAGCCCATCTAACCTCTCGGAATAGAAACGCTTATACCATATGCATGCCTCCACGCCACGCCCTTCCAAAACCACAGGATTCATACCAAACAAGAGCAGGCTTCCTTCCACCCGAACAGGATATATGAAACTTCTCCCTTGGAGAAGTTGCCTCACAAATGGGTAGGGGAAGAAGGTGTCGCGCCGGAGTGGGCAGGCGGACTCCACGTCCGCTACAAACTTGTCAGCACTGTCTGCGTACCCCTCAAAAATTTGGACAACGGACGAGCTCAAGCACTGCTGCTTGTTCAGGCCACTAgcaagagaagagagggagaaatATGCAGCAGTAGCAATCCGTTGGAGGTAGTAGTAGGAACTCCTTACCACCACTTGCCCAGTTTCTGCGTGGCCTTCGAGCGCAGCTGGCAGCTTGTGCTTGTTGAGCAGATGAACTCCCTCGTTGTAGGCGCTCATGAGCATCTTCCAACGCCGAAGCAGGGAGACGCATGTGATTGGCATCTTCGCGGTCCTCTCAAAGGCATACTCCATGCGAGACAGTGCTATGTCGAGCCTTCTGACGTTGTGAGCTCTGGACGCCCTGTCATCGAGCTTGGTTGAGATGGACGAGAACACCCTGCTCACGCCCTCCTGAGCAAGAGTCGAAGCCACCATTTCCCCCATTAGAGAGGACAGTGGTCACAAGCTGATCTGCCGGACAGGCAAAACAAGGTACATGATCTACTTCAGTGTGACGTaaataagagagaaaatgtATTTATttcagaaaaagagagagaaaacgtAGGTGCAGAGAATGCCAATCCTTTATTACCTCAGCAGCGTGCGCCCTGCGAATAATCACACCCACCAACTGATGGTGATCAGACAAGACCTAAGGTAGGCAGGTGATGATGGGATGAAGGGGAGCGAGGTGGTGTGAATGATATCCAGAGAAGGAAGAAGGAGGTGTGGTGGTTGGCTGCGTGCGTCGTTCTCTTCTTCTTACCGGACGAGCTGTTTAATTATATAGAAGTGGAGAACTCTACTAGCTGGGAGGGACGGCGAAACTGCGAGGCAGAGATGTCTGCTGCCCGTGAACGATGTGGAAAGCTCGACGAAATGCAGCGGACCTACGGCTCTCATGTCCTTCTTCTAAGGACGAGCTGCAGTCAACCGTCTTCTACGCTGAGTGGCAGACCGTCCTCCAGTCAGCTTTGCTCAAAAGTGGAGCGAGGAACCCTTTGATTTTGAGCACTGCGTAGTGCGAAACAGCGAGGCAGCTGTGGGATCTGGCCGCCCGGAAACGAGGCGGAAAGCTCCAGGGAATGCAATTTGAGAGGATAGATCTGCATCATGCACGGTTTCAACTTTCTAAGCTGTGTGCACTGTAGAGTGTACAGCTGCGGCCTCAGTGTATGTGTAGTTGTGTACACCTTGGATTCAAGATGCTCCTTCCGTTTTAAAGTGCAGGTCATTTTACTTTTTGACACCAAGTTTCATCACTCGatatattcaaaaaatttgtgcaaatatagtcaaatttaaattattcttaAAGAATTTGTATTGATAAAACAAGTCACAACAAAAgtagtgatattttgcacaaatttttaaataagacgagtaGTCAAACTTGAGGTCGGAAaaatcaaacgacctataatttagaacggagagaGTAGTATATTATTCGACGGAGATCCGGTGCAGTAACTGCACGTGCAGTTGTGCCGCTGACACGTGGGCCCATGCgccgtggggcccacgtgtcagcgGCACAACTGCACGTGCAGTTACTGCACCGGATCCTCGTCCTATATTATTATTACTGTCATGCTGTGGTACTCATGCATTATATATGCTCCAGCCTCTGGCATGATcacctaagagcatctccaacaggtTCGGTACCGAGCTCGGCATCGGTAAAGAAGCGAACAACCTCCGAAAATCAGCTTCCAACGGATTCGGCAAAACGAGCTCGCGCGAGCTCCACTCGGCATCCCGGCTCACGCGCGCCCCCCTGGCCTCCCGCGTGCGCGcgccctcctcccgcgccctgCCCTCCTCTTCCCGCGTGCTCGCTGCAGCATCTCTGCTCTGCAGTCCGCGCCTGCATGCGCCCACCGCACGTCGCCGCAAAGGGAGCCGAGCCGGATTTTCCTCTGCGGAGCTTCCCAGTAAgccagccatggccgccgccactgGCGGAGCTAGGTGTAGGCAAAAGTGGGCTATGGCCCTCTCTTGTCATGCAAAATTACCATTAGATGAATAGTAAATTTGACACTATTTATTGATTTAGCACTTTAATTACTAAAGGCTGTCCCTCCTAATTCTTTgttctggctccgccactggccgTCGCACCACTGCTCTCTCACAATGACCCAAACTCCTAGGATGTTGCGTACTCTACCTCCTAGGATGCGGTTAAAGACATGGGATGAGATGAGCTTCACTCCACTCCACAGTCCACACTTTGAGTGGCAGATGGGTGGCACCATGCAAACCATTCAAAAGTCACAGCAGCAGCGTCCGTCCTCCAGTCTGTCTTGGTCAAGTTGCCCGGTGCCCAGGTAAACTCCAGTCTCCTGCCACTTGATTCTGCTGGGGGGTCACTGAGGTTTGGTAATTTAATTTCCAGCCCGCCACGCGGCGGCCGTCCATTACGCTTGCGGAGCGTGGAAAGTTCCAGGAAATGCAGAGGCTGCTTCCGATCGAGCAGCTCTAGGATGCTATGCTAACCACGGCTTCCATGGTCTTGTCTTCCTTGGCAACGGCTGGTCGTTGGTCATCAGCTTTACTAACATATTTTATTAACATCTTGAGCTGGAAAGGTTGAGCAGTGATGCGGATGACCGCACGCAATCTATAGCAGTCCCAACTATGTCGGTGCTTTAATTTCCGAGAGCCGTAGCTGTAAAGTGTAAGCTGAAACTTTTGTCTAGCCTCTCGGGATCCAAACACTCATGCCTCCACGCCACGAGCACCGTCTTCTACGCCGAGTGGCAGACCGTCCTCCAAGTCAGCTTGCTCAAGTGGAGCGATGAACCACCTTTGATTTTGAGCACTGTGTAGAGTGCGAAACAGCGAGGCAGCTGTGGGCTCTGGCCGGATAGCCGGCCGGAAACGAGGCAGAAAGCTCCAGGGAATGCAATGCGAGATAGATGCTTGCGGTTCCAACTTTCTAGCTAGGAGTCTAGGAGCTAGCTAGCTGTGTGCACTGCAGAGTGTACAGATGCAGCTTCAATGTGTACACCTTGGATTAATATTCAAGAGATACAATATTATTGTGATGCTGGTACTCATGCACGCTCCAGCCGTGTTAAGATAATGAAAAATTTTGGACGAAATAcactgtagcaattttcaacTGAAGATTAGAAAGACTAAATATAATCTAATTACTAATTATATGGATGCATGGATGGGAAATCATGAGACGAATATATTAAACATAATTAATTCATtattagaggttgtttattgTAGCGCAACATTCACTATCAGAAACGGGGAGATTCCTGTCAGTTTGTTTTATTCCTGTCGGCTTCCAAAAAACCGTCAGGAAAGCAAAGCAATTCCCGTCGCAGTGGAAAACCCGACAGGAATCAACGCAGGAATTACTGTCGGCTTGGGAATAACCGACAGAAATGACAAAACCGTCAGGAATCATCATCCTAAATCCTGACGGTTAAAACGAACCGACAGGTTTTGAGGAATCCGGGCGCCAAACGTGAAGATGGGCGGGCTATTCTCCCGCGCCAAACTGGTTGGCGGGCGATTCTCCCGCGCTTGTCCAACTGGGTCAAAAGGGTGTTCGGCCAGTTTCCCCCTGAAACCCTAAACCTTATCTTGTGGGCCCTTCTCCCCAATCCTGcctcgcgccgccaccacgccaTCTCGGTCCTGCAGGAGCCGTCGTCCCGACGCCTCCCCGCGACGGCCGGCCGGAGACCCCCGACGGCGTGCCTCCCCGAAGCCCCCCGACCGTGTGCCTCCCCCAAAGGCCCCCCGCGCAGCCTCCCCACGCGGCCGCCCCGAAGCCCCCtccgcgcggccggccggagcctCCCATCGGGCGCCGGCCCGACGCTTCCCCGCGCGGCGGGCCAAAGGCGGCCCCGGACAGCGTCACGAAGCCCCACCCCCCACGCTCCACCAGCTCTGCACGGCGCCGACTCCCCCCTCCCGCACCGCCGGTTCCTCCCATCCAGCACCGTCGGCTCCTTCCGTCCAGCGCCCACTGCCACAGGAAACCTATGCTCCACAAGCCCTCTGTTGCAGGTGTTGAAAGGTAACGATTTGTGCCTCCCGTTCATTGCTTGAACTTAATCTTTCATGGTTTGGTTGTCTTTTAGGTTCCGTGCAAATTATTTAGGAGTAATACTTAGATCTAGTGAGCCACTAAAATTTTCTTCAGCACCTAATGTTTACTTTAGTGAGATCTTTATTTATGATGCAATACCATTCCAATAACAGTATAATGGTCTAATGAGAGAGATTCCTGTGCCAAATGCTTGATTGATTGTGCTGTGCTGCCCACTTTGATGTTCTCATACCGTCTATTTCGATGTGTCAAATTTCCATGCTTTTAGTGTTGCTGTTTGTTGTTAAATCTTTATGCATAGCGCATACTAATTGTTTGGGAAATAGTATTTGCCAATTTGTTTTGCTGCCTCCATAAGATTGGTCAATAGTAGTATTAAACCTCTAATTATAACACTTTGTGATTGGCAACAGTGAAACTAAATTATGGCTGAACGTGATTGGATGTATAGTGGCGGGCAGCGTGGTAGACCAACCTGTAGTTGGATTGAGGGTACAAAGGAATTCTtggattttgccttttctaatCATAACATAGTACAATATGGTACCATTAAGTGCCTTTGTTCTGTGTGTCGGAATTATTTTCGGCATGAAAGGGGTAAGGTAGAGCTACACCTATGTCAAAATGGGTTTAAAGAAAACTATAGAATTTGGACCGCACATGGTGAGAGGCGTGACCAGCAGCAACAAGATTTTGAGGGTTTTGGTGAAACAGATGACATGGATGGTATGTTGGCTGACTTAGCTGCAGCTATCCCATCAATATCAGATGAGGAACCAACAGCTGCTGCTCAAGCATTTTATAGGATGATTGCTAATGCAGAAGAGTTAGTTCATGACCAAACAAAACACTCAACTTTGTCAGCCACAGCTCGTTTGATATCAATAAAGTCACAGTACAACCTCTCTATTGCGTGTTATGATGATATTGTGGCACTCATCCAAGAACTCTTACCTGCTGATAGTAAATTTCCAAAGGACTTCTACTCCTCAACAAAAAAATGTTAGAGGGTCTTGGCATGCCATATGAAAAAATTCATGTTTGCTACAAGAATTGCATGCTTTATTAAAAAGATAATAGGGATAAACAGAAATGTGACTATTGTGATACCCCTCGTTATGTGATGGATCAAATAAGATCCCACGTAAAGTCTTGCGCTACTTGCCCATAACAGATAGGTTACAAAGATTGTATGCACATGAGCAGACTGCAAAAATGATGCGATGGCACGAAGAAGAACCCCGTTCTATGTATGGTACAATGGATCACCCACGTGATGCTGAATCTTGGCAACAATTTAATGTTGATTTTCCGGAGTTTGCAAAAGAGGCAAGGAATGTACGATTAGGTTTTGCAACAGATGGTTTCACACCTTATAGCATCACAGCTGCTTCTTATTCATGTTGGCCTATGTTTGTAATTCCATATAATCTTCCACCGGGTGTCGCCATGAGGCCTAAAAACATCTTTCTTTCTCTTGTTATCCCTGGTCCAGAACATCCTGGAAAAAATTTTGGTGTTCTAATGCAACCTTTAGTAGATGAATTGCAAGAGTTGATGAAGGGAGTTGAAACATGGGATGCCTCATTGAAGCAAAAGTTCACCATGAAAGCAACATATTTGTGGTCAATACATGATTTTCCTGCCCTTGGGATGTTTGCGGGATGGAGCACCCATGGGATATTGGCCTGCCACCGCTATTTAGGTGACACCAATGCATTCCGACTCACTAAGGGTGGTAAGGCATCCTTGTTTGACTGTCATAGGCGCTTTCTTCCTATGgaacatgagtttagaacccaaagaaatgcaTTTAGAAAGGATACGGTAGTGCTGGATGGACCCCCAAGGAAGTTAACAGGAGAAGAAGTAGAGGCCCAAATGAACCTCCAAGTCGGTGGTAGGCTGACCTTTAATAAAGAGCACAACTGGACACATATTAATGGTTTGTGGCAGTTGTCTTACTTTAAAAAGTTGTTACTCCCGCACAACATTGATGTAATGCACAATGAGAAAAATATGGGTGAAGCTGTATGGAACATATGCTTTGATATAGTTGATAAGACCAAAGATAATGTAAAGGCAAGACAAGATCTAGCTTTGATTTGCAATCGTCCGAAGATGCATCTTGAATTAAAACCAAATGGCAAGTGGCATAGACCTAGAGCACCATTCTGCATTGACAAGGATGATAAGCCCATCATTCTTGACTGGTTCAAAAATCTCAAGTTCCCTGATGGATATGCTGCAAATATTAAAAGAGGGGTTAATCTACAGCAAAAGAAGATATTTGGGATGAAAAGACATGACTATCATATCTTCATGGAGCGTCTACTTCCTGTAGCTTTCAAGAGGGCTGAAACAGGAGGGCTGACTGAAGATGTAACATTCTTTCAAGAGGAAGGTTTGGAAGGCACTTTTGTTATTGATCTAGGAATTGACTTAGATAATTCAGCTGCTGTTTTGTCAGATGAGATTGTTGATGAAAGAGAATTGGAGGTACTGCAGAGACAAATAGATGATTCTGAACAGATAATGGAAGATGACAATGGGAATGACACTCATGAAGAGCTAGCAGATGCAGACTATGATGAAGAAGACTACTGAGAATAAAATCCACTTGTATTGTCTTTATTGTACTTTTTTCATTTGTTGCTGCAGTGTGTAACTTTATAATGTATTGCAATGGACTTATTCAGCTTTTGTTTAATCTACACATTTTCCTGCTTATATACTTGCTATTTTCATATTCAGACAtatatttattttccttttctagttACATCTATAATTACTAATAGCATGGTATGTTCCTATACAGGACATGAGGAGTTTTCGGCACCGACCTGTTCGCAGCGATCCTACTGATCGTACTGATCTGAGTGATGAGAATGGCAATGGCAGCTCCAACAACAATGAGGAAGAAATCAAAAGAAAGAAGCGGGGACCTATTAAGCTGAGAAGGCCACCAAATGGCCAACAAATTCCTATTAGACCCCTTGGTGAAGAGTGAGTACATCTTCCAACCTGCCAAACTGTGCTATAATTCTTCTTTGCAACTTAATGGATAAATAGTGTTGCTGTCCTGTATTGCTTATTTCCAAGTGAATGGTGCAATAGTGCACTGTCCTATAATGTTTGCTTTCAATTGAATAGATAAATATGTTGCTGTCCTATAATGGTCCACTTTACTTTTGCTTATAGGCAATTTGAGTTTGTGAATGATTCATCTGACATGGAAATGGGGATTGGTGGTCAAATAACAGCACTACTGAAACTTGAATACCCTTCCCTTATTAAAGAGAATCCTAAGAAAACATTTTATGCAAAGAATTGGGCTCATTATAGTATTACCAAAGATGAAGATGGGATGACTGCTGCTGATCGTTTTAGAGAAGAGTTTTGGGTGAGTACAATGTTCTAAAACTACTACTATTTTGTTCAGTTTCATGAGATTTATTAGCATAGATGGATATGAGATGATTATTCTATATTTCAATGCAGAGCATCTATTCAGTGGATGGTGAACATAGATCACATGCTGAGGAAGTTCTTGAGAGGTTTGCTGCCAAACAATGCAGAAACATGATGTACGagcttcgtgtgagtgttgtgaAGGCCTATTATGATGATGTTCTACAACAGCTGATAAAGGATATAGTGGCACACAAGAAATTGCTCCGTGAAGCACAATATTTGAAGGTTAAGCCAGAATAGATTTCGGAGGAGGCATGGTGTAAGATTTGTAGTTATTGGTGCTCACAGGAATTCTAAAAGAAGCGTCGCCTTGCTCAAGACTCACGCATGCAGCCTGATTTCGCTCAAAACAGGGGCGGGTCTCGACCATATGGGCAGACCAAGCGATATTTGGTAAGTCAGTGATTGCTTCTCCTACTACTGTAATGTCCCTTGTTTGTATTATTGCTGATTACATCTCTTGTATCGTAGGCAAAGAAGTATGGCCCTGAAGCTGCCTCTGATATCAATACTTACTGCTGCCTGAAGTCAGGTGTGAACAATTGTGATGATAATGGCAAAAGTGTTCCAATCCCAACAGAGAAAGCCCAAAGGTGTGTTGTAAGTTGCTGCACTTCAAACTTCAAATCTTTGACATAATTTGAAGGATAATTTGagtgttttttcttttattagGATGATTTTTTTGCTACTCTTGAAGCTTTGCATCCAGACGACTATGAACAACGTAAAAGTGAAGGGAAGCTTGATGCTGATGTCCTGTACAGTAGTGGGAATGGCTTAGCTCATGGCCGTGTGCCAATAGCAAATGGTGCTATAAGAAAATGTGATATGAAAAAAAGTGGTAGGACATCCAATTCCACAAGGCAACCAAGCTCGGCGTCTTACCAATATCTTGTGAGGAGGAATGCACACTTGGAGAAGGGCTATCAGATTGGACTTGTTTTGATTAAACAAATGCCGGTAATTGAGTCAGTTCAACATATTTTGTAGTCACCTTATAATTCTTAGAAGCATTTCCTAATCATTGTATGTTGTAGGATTTTTATGCCAAGCTAAACATGCCAATACTAGAAGAAATCGCCTCCATTTTGCGAGAAGCAAATACATGTGCACAATCAAGTGAGCAGGTGTGCTACCTTACCATGCTCTTTTATGGCTTGTTCTGTTCATGTTTTGCAGAGGGTCCCTGCATATCTCACAACAGCTCACTTGGAATAAATTATATTATAAATGTTGGATTAGTAGTTTATATCAATCACTAGTGTTAGTTCTCTTGTGCTAGTGTGTTCATATGGGCAGAACCAGTCACATACCTTCCATGTCTGTCccaaaaaatagtaaaaataataatagatTTTTGTAGTTAGCTATCAAATAGACCTGTTGAATTTTCCAGACctattgcatagtacttttcAATTCTGCTCCATTACAAAACTAACCTGATGTTATGTTGACCTATTCGCATTGTGTGCTGGATTTGTATCTGCCTTTTGATTCCTACTACCACTTTGTAGGTTAGTCAGTCATCACATGCTGAAAATGGTGGTTATGCCAATGGAAATGGCATTGCAGACAATGGTTCTCCATGCAGGAGCCATGACAATGACGCTTCTGGTAGTGGCAATCGTGACAATGAAGATGACCCTAGTCTGGAATGAAATGGGGATGGGTACAACATACATCTTTTGTCAAGGCTAACCTTTTGTGTAATAGTTAGCAACATGAAGTTAGCAAGAGAGTGAAATGGCCTCTCCATTGGCTAACAGTACATCTGCTGAACTTTTGGGAAGGGTACAGCGTACATCTTTTGTGAAGGCTAACCTTTTGTGTAATAGTTAGCAACATGAAGTTAGCAGGAGAGTGAAATGGCCTCTCCATTGGCTAGCAGTACATCTGCTGAACTTCCTGCTTTTGTGTAGTTGACATCATGTGTACTCGACTCGTGACTGTGATTGTAACTTGCTCCTTGGGTACAAGTGTTGGAGCTGGACATGCTGGATATGCATGCATGTTGCTGTGTAAAGTCCTTGCTAAACAAGGTGGACACTTGGATGACTTAATTTAGATGTGATCTGCTAGTGCCAATTGAAATGTGGCGACTTATATGTGATTCATGTGTGCTGTGACATGTTGGCTGTATAAATGTTGGGGTGTGAACATCTGAATTAAATTGGTAGTGTATTTTATAAACAAATGTTATATTGTTTTTCCTGTCGGTGTGTGCATTTTACCTGACGGTTTAGCTAGCAGAGGAGAACTGGCAATTCCTGTCGGTTTATTTTTCCTGTCGGCAATCCCTGACGGTGTCAGTGGCAAAATCAAGAGTTGACTGGTCAAACCTCACCCTACAGGAATTACCGACAGGGATTGTTTCCTGTCGGCCATCCGACAGGGAATAGTACCCTTTCCTACGAGCGGTTCCTGTCGGCTGATTCCCGACGGTTGGCCGTCGGGAAAAGCATTCCTGACGGTTGGCTGATCAGACAGTAATGAACAAGATATCCAAcagccgggcccgcctgtcttATACAAACATTACTCTTCCTCTGCTCTAAAATACGATTTGTTCTAATTTTATCATAAGTCAAACTTCTTCTACTGTCAGGGGCGGATCTACACGGTATGTCAGGTATCACGTATGCCGCGGCATACCCTGCGATCCTCAAAACTCCTACAGTATATACgtgtatattttcaaaaaaacaaaaagagaaAACTTACAAGAACGCTCGCCCAGCTCCAAGAGGCCACGGGCTCCAACGCCCTGCTAACCGTCACCATCAAGGGAAGCCCACGCGGCCCACGAGGCATGTTCTTTCAGGTCTTTGTACGACGCACAGAAGATGCGAACAAGTCGCTGTTGTGTGCTAAAAAAGAAGAAGTCGTTGCTTCGCGTGGCTGTCCATACCCCCTAATCCTAATCCTCGTGTTTGGGTCTTTAGTCATTGGCTAATTTGAGGACTAAAGTTTAGGTCTTCAATTATCCCTCTACAGACTAATTTAAGAACTAAATATATaaggaacatatcaggtgcaaataaATCTCTTTGTGCAAATCGTGCAAACTTTAATCTAGACTAGAGAGGGGCAGTTAATAATAAAATTATCCAATCCCCCATGCCcattggatgttgatccggtgacTCATATTGAAGTTTTACACAGTTTGAATGAGggggttggtttgcacctgatatgttccttAATCCTAATCTGTCGTCGGGGGCCGTGACGATTTTGGTGCTGGACGAGGGCTCCGAGGATGATCGAAAGTAGCAGTCAACGAGCACTCGATCTTCACGGCGGCAGCAATGGCAATGACGGGAGCGCGCGGGAGGGATGGCAGGAGGGCTGATGCAAAGCGAAGGCTGGTAGGCAAAGATGCCCAGCGGTGGGGAGATTTTATGGAGCCGGATAGCTTGGGGGTACAATGAAGAGTTTGTTGGAAGTCAATTTTAAAGAAGTTTTCTAAAATTTTACCTATCGAGAACTTTTTACAtagtcttttgaagatgctcTAAATTGTTTGCTTCCAGCTCCAGAACTTTGAATATACGAAAATATTTATTCTTGTAGTTGAAAAACCTTCTGTTTCATTTTATATTTTGTGccatatatttgaaactttgcacatcaaaataaattattctAAACTGTTTATAAACAAACATTCTACATCCAAAACTATTTGATCACATATAACAATCTTCCTACCTGAATATTGAAAACTCTTAAACCAAGCATCAAATACTTTGTATAAAAAAATAGATTTAAATCACATACCATGAGAATGTAGCACATCTCTAGCTTTCAGGTGATGTACACGGAACTTTGTGTACCCACAAAATAAAAACTTTAAAATTATGTACTGAAAAATTTTAACCTTATACCTTTGTGTGCCTTCCCACGATTTCTGGCCCAGCCCAGATCTTCATGGTCCAGTCCGAACTAACTCCATGGAGGCCGGACTCCACACGGGCCGAGTGGTGCGCAGACCCAAACTGTCCGGGCGATCTCGTCTCCTCTTCCGCCACCGTCCGGTTCCCAATCCCAacatggcggcgccgccggagctggTCGAGGACGCCCTCACCGaaatcctcctccgcctcccgccgGACTCGCCCGCGCCTCCCTCGTCTGCAAGCCCTGGCGCCGcatcctctgctccgccgctacGGCCGCTTCCACCGCTCCCCTCCGCTACTCGGCTTCTTCGCGGGGTCCTACTTCCTCGACCCCACCCCTCGCTTCGTCCCCACCACGGACGCCTCCCCCTTCCGCCGGGCGGCGTTCGGCTGCCGCAGCTACTTCCCCCTCGActgccgccacggccgcctcctcctcaggAAGCCCGTGGCCTACCACTTCGTCGTCTGGGACCCTGTCACCGGTCGCCGGGAGGCGGTGCCCGAGCCCGGCATCGTCTGGTTCGGCGCCGCGGTGCTCTGCGCCGCGCC
This window contains:
- the LOC120659468 gene encoding uncharacterized protein LOC120659468, coding for MGEMVASTLAQEGVSRVFSSISTKLDDRASRAHNVRRLDIALSRMEYAFERTAKMPITCVSLLRRWKMLMSAYNEGVHLLNKHKLPAALEGHAETGQVVVRSSYYYLQRIATAAYFSLSSLASGLNKQQCLSSSVVQIFEGYADSADKFVADVESACPLRRDTFFPYPFVRQLLQGRSFIYPVRVEGSLLLFGMNPVVLEGRGVEACIWYKRFYSERLDGLLLVLRLSESTDIVGAAIDCVRSFASLLNLPAQEAIIGHLTQLPNLQEISDSFSCYVSALEYNLPSTSDEALRLNVGFSPHAGHFSISFVAEAMRSKYEHFPFGSIEQTVDMTRSRSVEFLIGQPEVKDYTVFWKSRHGHAFFEVVKPRIDMAAVPKASGSRYNTRSAAAKRKRS